The following proteins are co-located in the Phocoena phocoena chromosome 1, mPhoPho1.1, whole genome shotgun sequence genome:
- the CHML gene encoding rab proteins geranylgeranyltransferase component A 2 yields the protein MDNRLPTEFDVVVIGTGLPESILAAACSRSGQRVLHLDSRSYYGGNWASFSFSGLLSWLKEYQQNSDIGEESTAAWQDMIHETEEGITLRKKDETIQHTEVFCYASQDVDGNIEETDDLQKNPSWVASSTLIKPLDSACLSEEMHSLYVSSYEVPAKGTPENNGEVTDIAETLVKEEYCGYKTYKHRVSDGAKDEIKPILEDNSDPPKRNRITYSQIVEEGRRFNIDLVSKLLYSQGLLIDLLIKSNVSRYAEFKNVTRILAFREGKVEQVPCSRADVFNSKELTVVEKRMLMKFLTFCLDYEQHPDEYQAFTQCSFSEYLKTKKLTPSLQHFVLHSIAMMSESSCTTIEGLKATKNFLQCLGKFGNTPFLFPLYGQGEIPQCFCRMCAVFGGIYCLRHKVQCLVVDKESGRCKAIIDHLGQRINAKYFIVEDSYLSEETCSNVQYEQISRAVLITDQSILKTDSDQQISILIVPPVEPGACAVRVTELCSSTMTCMKDTCLVHLTCSSSKTAREDLESVVKKLFTPYAETEIDKEELAKPRLLWALYFNMRDSSGVSRSSYNGLPSNVYVCTGPDCGLGNEHAVKQAETLFKEIFPSEEFCPPPPNPEDVFFDGDDKQPEPLGANTIIIAQLESSEGSKNLESSEKHLQN from the coding sequence ATGGACAACAGGCTCCCAACAGAGTTTGATGTGGTTGTAATAGGGACAGGTTTGCCTGAATCCATCCTCGCAGCTGCATGTTCTAGAAGTGGTCAGAGGGTTCTGCATCTTGATTCAAGAAGTTACTATGGAGGAAACTGGGCTAGTTTCAGCTTTTCAGGATTGCTCTCCTGGTTGAAGGAATATCAGCAAAACAGTGACATTGGGGAAGAAAGTACTGCTGCATGGCAAGACATGATCCATGAAACAGAAGAAGGCATCACTCTTCGCAAGAAGGATGAAACCATTCAACACACAGAAGTTTTTTGTTATGCCAGTCAGGATGTGGATGGCAATATTGAAGAGACTGATGATCTGCAGAAAAATCCTTCCTGGGTAGCATCTAGTACCCTCATTAAACCTCTGGATTCTGCGTGCTTGTCTGAAGAAATGCACTCGTTATATGTTTCTAGCTATGAAGTGCCTGCAAAAGGGACTCCAGAAAACAATGGAGAAGTAACTGATATAGCAGAAACCTTGGTGAAAGAAGAATATTGTGGATATAAAACTTATAAACACAGAGTTTCAGATGGTGCTAAAGACGAAATCAAACCTATATTGGAAGACAACAGTGATCCACCAAAGAGAAACAGGATTACTTACTCTCAAATAGTTGAAGAAGGCAGGAGGTTTAATATTGATTTGGTATCAAAGCTGCTTTATTCCCAAGGACTGTTAATTGATCTTTTAATCAAATCAAATGTTAGTCGTTATGCAGAATTTAAAAATGTCACTAGGATTCTTGCATTTCGAGAAGGAAAAGTAGAGCAGGTGCCTTGCTCCAGAGCAGATGTCTTTAATAGCAAAGAGCTCACTGTGGTTGAAAAGAGGATGCTAATGaaatttcttacattttgttTAGACTACGAGCAACATCCTGATGAATACCAAGCTTTCACGCAATGCTCATTTTCAGAgtacttaaaaaccaaaaaattaaccCCCAGCCTCCAACATTTTGTACTACACTCAATTGCAATGATGTCAGAGTCATCTTGCACAACAATAGAAGGCCTTAAAGCAACAAAAAACTTTCTTCAGTGTCTTGGAAAGTTTGGCAACactccctttttatttcctttgtacgGCCAAGGAGAAATTCCCCAGTGTTTCTGCAGGATGTGTGCAGTTTTTGGTGGAATATATTGTCTTCGCCATAAAGTACAATGCCTTGTAGTTGACAAAGAATCTGGAagatgtaaagcaattatagatcACCTTGGTCAAAGAATAAACGCTAAATATTTCATTGTGGAGGATAGTTACCTTTCTGAGGAAACATGCTCAAATGTGCAGTACGAACAGATCTCCAGGGCAGTGCTCATTACGGATCAGTCTATACTAAAGACAGATTCAGATCAGCAGATTTCCATTTTGATAGTACCTCCAGTGGAACCAGGAGCATGTGCTGTTCGAGTCACTGAATTGTGTTCTTCAACCATGACGTGCATGAAAGACACCTGTCTGGTACATCTGACCTGTTCATCTTCCAAAACAGCAAGAGAAGACTTAGAATCAGTGGTGAAGAAATTATTCACCCCATATGCTGAAACGGAAATAGACAAGGAAGAACTTGCAAAGCCAAGACTCTTGTGGGCTCTTTATTTTAACATGAGAGATTCCTCAGGAGTCAGCAGAAGCTCATATAATGGCTTACCTTCCAATGTTTATGTCTGCACTGGGCCTGACTGTGGACTAGGAAATGAACACGCAGTCAAGCAAGCTGAAACACTCTTCAAGGAGATCTTTCCAAGTGAAGAAttctgccccccacctccaaatCCAGAAGACGTTTTCTTTGATGGTGATGATAAGCAACCAGAGCCTCTTGGAGCCAATACTATAATAATAGCCCAACTAGAATCCTCTGAGGGAAGCAAAAACCTAGAAAGCTCAGAGAAGCAccttcaaaattag